From the genome of Sphingobacterium sp. UGAL515B_05:
AAGCCACTTTATCGGTCGAGCAAATTTCATCTACAATATACTCGTGTTGAAACCTGATTTCTTTTTGAAAGAAATACACAACAGGATTGAACCAATTAAAAATTTTCAGCAGCTCAATCAACACCAAATCGTAGGAATGCCCCTGCGCAGTATGGACCTGCTCATGCCATGCAATATTCTCCTTGTTTTTAATCGATTTTCCAATCACGATCCTATTAAAAAAAGAAAAACTCAGGTATTCAGGAGAAGAGCGCAATACTCGAACAAGTTGCCTGATGCGCACCACCAGGAAAAAAAAGGCGACGCCCACTCCTATCCAATAGATCTTGGTAAGAATATCCAATAGAAAAAGAGGTTTTTCTTCGATCGGGCTCCCGATTTCGACATCCATATATGTTCCTAAATCGACCTGTGGAATATGATTGGAAATCATCTCTGTCTTGGGCAATTCAATAAAAATACCCACGGGAGCTAATAAAGAGAATGCAACCATTCCAATCAGATAGATCCGATTCCACTGAAAAAAAGTAAGTTTTCTAAAAATCAGTTTGTAGAGCACAAAACTGATAATCAATGAAATATTGACAATCAATAAGTAAATCATAATCAAAAGTTTATAAAAGAGGATTGGTTGTTATTTATTACGTTCGATGATGGACAAGATGTCATCAAGTTCTTTGATGTCCAACCTGTTCTCTTCCAAAAAATAAGAGAGCATACTTTTGGGCGAATTATCAAAATAATTGGTTAATAACTTACCTGTAATACCTTTCTTATATTCCTCTTTTGAAATCTTTGGTAAATATCGATGACTTTTCCCAAAAGATTCATGCGTTACAAAGCCCTTTGTTTCAAGAATACGAACGATGGTCGAGACCGTATTGTAAGCCGGTTTCGGTTCCGAAAGTCGATCAATAATCTCTTTGACAAAGCCACGGCCCATCTCCCAGAGCTCTTGCATAATCTGCTCCTCAGCTTTCGTTAACTCTTTAAAATCCTCCATAACTCCTCAAGAATAAAATAAATACCTGAATAATAAATCAATAGACAAGTTATAACTAAAAACATAGTTTAACAACTAATAAATTAGTTTAATAATCAATAAACTGATAATCAGTGTATTATTTTTTTTCAATACGAAATATTGTCATATTTATTCATCGAAATTCTTTTTCCTTGAAGCTTTCAATTGCGACTGTTGTTTCTTTCGATCCAGCCTTTTGAGAACACTCGAATACGGAGTTTTGGTTTTCTTACGAGGTTTTGCTGGCACAAGTGCGGCCGTCAATATACGCTTAAAGCGATCGATTGCGATTTCTTTATTGCGGATCTGCGACCGGTCAATATCGCATTCCAGTTGCAGTATTCCTTCTTTATTTATACGGTTTGTCAACACGGTGAAAATCATCGCTTTTTCTTCGACAGAAACAGCTGTCGAAAGCGCTACATCCCACTGCAGCAATACTTTGGATGACACCTTGTTTACATGTTGTCCCCCTGCTCCGCCCGACCTGGAAAACTTAAACGTAAGTTCTCCTATTACACTTTCTAAATTCATTTATCTTTAAATGCTTCTTCTATTTTTTCCATCTTTTTTAATAGGAACCCCAATTTCTCCACTTGATCCCGCTGTACCTCAACCAGTTCCTGTTCTTTGCGAATAATAAGATGATCTATTTTCTCATGCAATTCCCTAATTTCGAGTTCAGCCTTCAAATTGACGACATAATCGTTTCGAGCACGCTCACGGTCTTTGTCTTCTTGCCGATTTTGACTCATCATGATAACGGGAGCCTGTAAAGCAGCTACACAGGACAAAATAAGATTAAGCAAAATAAAAGGGTAAGGATCAAATCCTTTATTGTTCAACCAATAGATATTCGCTGCAATCCAAACAACTAAAAACAGCATAAAGGAAATAATAAAGGTCCAGCTTCCGCCAAACTCAGCTACTTTGTCTGCAACCCGTTCTCCCAGGGTTAAACATTCTTTGCTATCACCATCCAAACTTGCGCTGATTACTCTATTTTCCCTAAAACTATCGATCACTTGCTGGTCCAATTGGCTTAATTGCCCGAATTCATCTTTTAGAAATTCGGCTATATAAGCTTCTTTATATTTCATCAACTCCGTAGCTGCAATATATTTATCCTTACTAAAACTTGGATATTCCTTTTTGACCAGCTTAAAAATGGGCTGTCGAATCGAAGCGCCCAAAATACGTTGCTCTACAGGAAATTCTTGCCCTGAAATAGCACTGACGAAGTTCTCCATATAATGATTAAATATGTATTTAAAGATAATGTTTTTTAAGCATTCAAAAAATTCACAAAACTATGGCAATTGGTTTTTGTTATTTTACGCATAAATAGTCGAAATTTGCAACACAAAATTCAGGAGTAAGTATCCTAATTTTTCATGTTATCATCTTAAGAAGACAATTGTTAAGCAAAATAACATCGTCCGTGCTTCACGAACACTATAGCTTATATGCGAAAGGCATCAGATGTCTTAGACGACAACATACAGAATACTAACACGAGGTTCCTGAGAACCTTTAAACAAAATTAAACAGCGCTTCTTACGGGATGCCATTAAAAATATACGCTCAGACATAATTACGCAGATGAAAATAGGAATTGTTTGTTATCCCACCTTTGGTGGAAGTGGTGTAGTTGCAACCGAACTAGGAAAGGCTTTGGCCGCTAATGGACATGAGATCCATTTTATCACCTACCGACAACCCGCACGTCTGGATTTCTTCTCTGAAAACCTATACTACCATGAGGTAGCTGTTTCACAGTACCCCCTTTTTGATTTTCTACCCTATGAATCTGCATTAGCCAGCAAATTGGTTGATGTAGTTCGTTTCGAAAAGTTGGATTTGATCCATGTGCACTATGCCATTCCACACGCATCAGCGGCATTTATGGCAAAACAAATTTTACTCACTACGTATGGCATTAATATTCCCGTAGTGACCACCTTACATGGTACAGATATTACACTGGTTGGTAAAGACAAGAGTTTTAGTCCTGTTGTTACATTCTCCATCAATCAATCCGATGGCGTAACTGCGGTATCACAGAATCTGAAAGATCAAACGCTCCAATACTTTGACATTACCCGAGACATCAAAGTAATCCCAAACTTTATTGATCTGGATAGGTTCAGCAATAAAGATCGGTCACATTTCAAAAAAGCCATTGCACCGGGCAATGAACGTATATTGGTTCATACCTCCAACTTTAGGAAAGTTAAGAATACAGAAGATGTTATTCGTATTTTTAAGAAAGTACATGATGTAATCCCTTCCAAATTATTAATGGTAGGTGATGGTCCCGAGCGTCGAAATGCAGAGGAGCTATCCAGAGAACTTGATGTATGCAAAGACGTCCGTTTCTTGGGGAAACAAGACGCAGTGGAAGAAATATTGTCTGTATCGGATCTTTTCCTAATGCCTTCAAGCTCGGAAAGCTTCGGGCTTGCAGCCCTAGAAGCCATGGCCTGTCAAGTTCCGGTCATCTCTTCCAATACCGGAGGTTTACCTGAACTAAATGAAAACGGTGTCACTGGATTTCTGAGTGCGGTGGGTGATGTTGATGATATGGCAAAAAATTCGATTTATATCCTGGAAGATGGAGAGCGCTTAGAGAAATTTAAAGAAGCAGCTTTAAATCATGCGAAAAAATTCCAATTGTCTAATATTATGCCTTTGTATGAGCAGTATTATCAAGAAGTCATCAATCAAACAATAAAAGCACAATAAATATCACTTTAAGGCTTAAGGGATAAAAAAAATATTTTATCTTTGACCTTTGGAAAATTTCCAAAAAAACAATTATGAAATACAAACGTATCTTATTAAAACTTAGCGGTGAATCCTTAATGGGTGACCAAAGCTATGGTATCGATATTAACCGTGTATCACAATACGCTAATGATATCAAAGAAATTCACGATCAAGGTTTAGAAATTGCAATTGTTATCGGTGGCGGTAATATATACCGTGGTCTAAGCGCTGAAAAATCAGGCATGGACCGTGTTCAAGCAGACTATATGGGCATGCTTGCCACAGTCATCAACAGCATGGCTCTTCAGGATGCGCTTGAGAAAGTTGGGAAAAAGACACGTTTGCTTACTGCGATCAAAATGGAGCAAATTTGTGAACCTTTTATTCGTAGAAGAGCCGTTCGCCACCTGGAAAAAGGCCGTATTGTTATTTTCGGAGCTGGTACTGGAAATCCATATTTCACCACAGATACTGCAGCATCCTTGCGTGCAATTGAGATCAATGCCGATGCAGTATTGAAAGGAACACGTGTAGATGGTATCTATACTGCAGATCCTGAAAAAGATCCTAGTGCAACAAAATTTGAAGAAATATCATTCACAGAGGTTTATGAGAAAGGATTAAATGTCATGGATATGACTGCCTTTACCCTTTGTCAAGAAAACAAATTACCGATCATCGTATTTGATATGAACAAACCAGGCAATTTATTAAAACTTGCCAATGGTGAACATGTCGGAACTGTGGTTAAATAATTTTAAATCTGTAAAAAACGTAATCTTATATGAACGAACTAATTTCAATTGAATTGGACGATTGTAAAGACAAGATGTCCAAAGCAGTTGCTCACACCGAATCCGAATTAACTAAAATTCGTGCGGGTAAAGCTTCTCCATCTATGTTAGATGGAATTTCAGTAGACTATTATGGCAGCGCCACTCCGCTTTCACAAGTGGCCAACATCAATACAACTGATGCACGGACTATTGTTATCCAACCTTGGGAAAAATCGCTCATCAACGCAATTGAAAAAGCTATCACAGACGCTAACCTAGGAATTAACCCACAGAATGACGGCATCGTTATTCGTCTGAATATCCCTCCTTTGACAGAAGAAAGAAGACGTGATTTGGTTAAGAAAGTAAAAGAAGAAACTGAAAGAGGCCGTATTGGTATTCGTAATATCCGTAAAGATACAAACGAATCCATCAAAAAATTAAAAAATGACGGCGCTTCTGAAGATGAGATCAAAACTGCTGAAGGTGAGGTTCAAAAATTAACGGATGCATTCATTGTAAAAGTTGATAAATTGGCTGAACTGAAAGAAAAAGATATCATGACTGTTTAAGTTTTCCTACTTGAATAGAAAAAAGGTCTGAAAAATATTCAGACCTTTTTTTGGTATAAAGACCTCCCTACTCCCCTTAAAACGGGCACTTACCGACATACAATAGCTTGGCTCTCCGAAGATTTTATCGTTTATAAAATCAACATACTCTTCAAAAATATTCCTTGTTACACCATTGATTTCTGAACAAATAATTGTACATTGTACACTAACAAGTAATCAATTATATGATGAACAATTCTCGCCGTCAATTTTTAAAGCAAGCTGGAATAGGTCTTTCGGCAGCTTATCTGGTGCCCAACTTTATATCTTGTCAAAATAAAGCCGGAGCAATCAGCGACAATCCATTACAGAATATAGGCGTGCAGCTCTATTCCATTCGTGATTTAATGGATAAAGATCCGAAAGGATCTCTGGAACAAATTGCCAAAATTGGGTATAAACATGTTGAGCTCTATGGCATAGACGCCACAGCCAAACAGTTCTGGAAATTACCCTACAAAGAGTTGAAGAAAATATTGGATGATAACGGTCTAAAAACACATTCAGGCCATTATGATATGTCCAAATACCTTAGTAAAGCTCATACCGACAAAGAGGATCTTGCGGTTTATTTTGATGCAGCAAAAGAACTTGGTCAAGAATATGTAATTGCTCCTGTAACACCGATGTTTGATCTGAATGCATTGAAAAAAGACGATTATCTCTATGCTGCAGAGCAATTGAATAAGGCTGGTGAACAGGCTAAAAAATTAGGTTTAAAAGTTGCTTATCACAACCATTTCTGGGAATTTAGGGATCTAGGCAATAATACGACGGGTGAAGAGGTTATGTTAGCATTCACCGAACCCGACTTGGTCGATTTTGAATTAGACCTTTTCTGGGCAGAAAAAGCGGGTAAAAACCCGATAGCTTTGTTTGAAAAATTCCCCAACCGCTTTAAACTTTGGCACGTTAAAGATATGGATAAAACAAAATCCAATCCTATTGAATGGCCTAAAGATGGAAAATTGCCTATCGAACAAATCTTCAACGATATCAAATATACCGAAGTGGGAACCGGAAGCATCAATTTCCCTGAAATTGTTAAAGAAAAGAGCAAATCAGGACTTAAATATGCTTTTGTTGAACAAGATAATATTTATATGCCCAATAAGATGGAAAGTCTTAAAAAGAGCTACGATTATGTTCAGACAAATCTTACAAAATAAAAAAGGGAGCAATGCTCCCTTTTTTATTTTGTAAGATTGTCAGCTTAAAATTCGGTATCTTCTACCTCCACTGCGGTCTCGATTACTTTTCTCGCCAACTCTTCTTTAAATTCGATGATATTCTTGCTGATTGTTTCATCATGTGTACCAAGAATCTGAGCAGCCAATATACCTGCATTCTTCGCCGCATTTAAAGCGACAGTTGCTACAGGAATACCATTGGGCATCTGAAGAATAGAAAGTACCGAGTCCCATCCATCAATGGAATTTGATGATTTTACAGGCACGCCTATTACAGGTAAATGTGTAATAGAAGCGACCATTCCTGGCAAATGCGCCGCACCACCAGCTCCAGCAATAATAACTTTCAAACCACGAAATGCTGCATTTTTCGCATAATCAAACATACGTTGTGGTGTACGATGTGCTGAGACGATCGTTACCTCAAATTCCACTCCAAGGGCTTTGAGCACATCTATAGCATCCTGCATAACAGGAAGGTCTGATTTGCTTCCCATGATAATGCCTACCTGGGCCTTATTATTGACTGACATAGTATTGTTTAAGCTTTAACTTTTAATATTTCTTGTACTTTTCTTGCGTTGGAGATCGCTTTCTCCCGATCATCATTGATGATACAAACATGGCCCATTTTGCGGAATGGCTTTGTATATTTCTTACCATACAGATGGATATATACACCTTCCATAGCCAGCACCTCTTCAACCCCCTCATACTTAGCCAACCCTTCATAACCGGCTTCCCCCAAAAGGTTAATCATAACGGCATTCGTTCTGCATCTGGTATCACCTAACGGTAGATTGAATATAGCCCTTAAGTGTTGAGCAAATTGCGACACATAGTTACCCTCTATTGTCTGATGACCACTATTATGCGGGCGCGGAGCCAATTCGTTGACCAGAATATCACCATTTTTCGTTAGGAACATCTCTACAGCCAATATACCTACGATCTGCAAATCATCGGCAATCTTTTTTGCTATCGCCTCCGCGCGTTGTTGAATCTCTACACCATACAAAGACGGCGCAATCAAAAATTCCACCAAGTTAGCCTGAGGATTAAATTCCATCTCCACCATTGGAAATGTAGACACCTCACCCTTATCATTCCGGGCAACAATGACCGCAATTTCCTTTTCAAAATCTACCCATTCTTCAATTAAGCTAGCTTCTTCGAACGCCTCTTGTATATCCTGTTGGGTAACAATCTTCTTCACCCCTTTTCCATCATATCCATCCTTACGTAATTTCTGGATATACGGTAAGTTTAACGAGGCATTTACTAAATTATCCTTATTGGATATCAATTGAAACGCCGACGTTGGTATATCGTTTTGTTTAAAAAATTGCTTTTGTAGACCTTTATCTTGAATCAGACGAATGATACGTGATTGCGGGTACACGATTACTCCCTCGCCTTCCAGTTTCTCCAAAGCATCTACATTCACCTTCTCGATCTCGATCGTGATCATGTCCAAATCCTTACCGAAATTATAGACCGTTTCAAAATCGCCCAATGAACCACATTCAAATTTATTGCACAACTTACGACAAGGAGCATTCTTATCCGGGTCCAATACATGAACATTTACATTGTAATTAATGGCTTCCTGGATGAGCATTCTTCCCAGTTGACCACCGCCAAGAATACCCAATTGCAATTCACCATAAAAATCTTTTGCCATAATTGATTTAAAATCTTATAAAATTTATTTTTTAAGCTTTTCCGTTGAACAATTGCTCACCTAACAAGCTTTCTTTGTCTATCTTTTTTTGCAATTCAATAAAAGCACCAATTAGTGCCTCTGGACGTGGTGGACATCCCTGGACATAAACATCCACAGGGATAACGCGATCTACCCCCTTGACCACATGATAACCATGCTGCCAATAGGGACCACCACAGTTGGAACAAGAGCCCATCGAAATAACATATTTAGGATCTGGCATCTGTTCATATAGTTTCTTGATTCGATCGGCCATCTTAAAGGTAACCGTTCCAGCAATGATGATCACATCGGATTGCCTTGGAGAAGGCCTTGGAAATACGCCAATCCGATCTAAATCGTAAGTTGAAGCCATTGCCCCCATCATTTCAATGGCACAGCAAGCAATACCAAAGCTCATAGGCCACATCGAAGATAATCTTGCCCAATTCAGCAAATCATCTAATTTGGCAACAATAACACCATTATTCTGCAATTGACTATCTAAACTCATGCTTACTCAGGTTTTTTAAATCGAGGTTTAAAGGCTGGTTTCGGCGTCGACACCTGTTCATCTACCGTTGTTTTGTGCGCGACAGTTTCATCTACAACCAGTGCATAATCACGCACCTGATAAGTCTTGCTATTCAGGCTTGCATAGGCGCTATCCGGGATAGGTACAGGAACTTTAGGTAAGGACACATTCGGTTTAACCCATTCTAGATCGCCCTTTTTCCAGACAAAAACCAATCCTAGAATTAAAATACCAATGAACATAGCCATTTCTATCATGGTAAACCACCCCCACCTTCCATCTGCTGCAATATATTCGGACTGTCCAAATACAGTGGCCCATGGAAAAATAAAAATAAGCTCCACATCAAAAAGTAAAAATACGAGGGCGATCACATAAAACCGTGGATTAAACTGAACCCAAGAAGAACCAATGGGATCCTCTCCACATTC
Proteins encoded in this window:
- the arfB gene encoding alternative ribosome rescue aminoacyl-tRNA hydrolase ArfB, whose protein sequence is MNLESVIGELTFKFSRSGGAGGQHVNKVSSKVLLQWDVALSTAVSVEEKAMIFTVLTNRINKEGILQLECDIDRSQIRNKEIAIDRFKRILTAALVPAKPRKKTKTPYSSVLKRLDRKKQQSQLKASRKKNFDE
- a CDS encoding 5-(carboxyamino)imidazole ribonucleotide synthase yields the protein MAKDFYGELQLGILGGGQLGRMLIQEAINYNVNVHVLDPDKNAPCRKLCNKFECGSLGDFETVYNFGKDLDMITIEIEKVNVDALEKLEGEGVIVYPQSRIIRLIQDKGLQKQFFKQNDIPTSAFQLISNKDNLVNASLNLPYIQKLRKDGYDGKGVKKIVTQQDIQEAFEEASLIEEWVDFEKEIAVIVARNDKGEVSTFPMVEMEFNPQANLVEFLIAPSLYGVEIQQRAEAIAKKIADDLQIVGILAVEMFLTKNGDILVNELAPRPHNSGHQTIEGNYVSQFAQHLRAIFNLPLGDTRCRTNAVMINLLGEAGYEGLAKYEGVEEVLAMEGVYIHLYGKKYTKPFRKMGHVCIINDDREKAISNARKVQEILKVKA
- the purE gene encoding 5-(carboxyamino)imidazole ribonucleotide mutase, producing MSVNNKAQVGIIMGSKSDLPVMQDAIDVLKALGVEFEVTIVSAHRTPQRMFDYAKNAAFRGLKVIIAGAGGAAHLPGMVASITHLPVIGVPVKSSNSIDGWDSVLSILQMPNGIPVATVALNAAKNAGILAAQILGTHDETISKNIIEFKEELARKVIETAVEVEDTEF
- a CDS encoding DUF1003 domain-containing protein; translated protein: MENFVSAISGQEFPVEQRILGASIRQPIFKLVKKEYPSFSKDKYIAATELMKYKEAYIAEFLKDEFGQLSQLDQQVIDSFRENRVISASLDGDSKECLTLGERVADKVAEFGGSWTFIISFMLFLVVWIAANIYWLNNKGFDPYPFILLNLILSCVAALQAPVIMMSQNRQEDKDRERARNDYVVNLKAELEIRELHEKIDHLIIRKEQELVEVQRDQVEKLGFLLKKMEKIEEAFKDK
- a CDS encoding NADH-quinone oxidoreductase subunit A, with amino-acid sequence MDDPAQLSEYGKILIILLIGALLVCATIFLARLISPKKNNPIKSGTYECGEDPIGSSWVQFNPRFYVIALVFLLFDVELIFIFPWATVFGQSEYIAADGRWGWFTMIEMAMFIGILILGLVFVWKKGDLEWVKPNVSLPKVPVPIPDSAYASLNSKTYQVRDYALVVDETVAHKTTVDEQVSTPKPAFKPRFKKPE
- a CDS encoding BlaI/MecI/CopY family transcriptional regulator — its product is MEDFKELTKAEEQIMQELWEMGRGFVKEIIDRLSEPKPAYNTVSTIVRILETKGFVTHESFGKSHRYLPKISKEEYKKGITGKLLTNYFDNSPKSMLSYFLEENRLDIKELDDILSIIERNK
- the pyrH gene encoding UMP kinase is translated as MKYKRILLKLSGESLMGDQSYGIDINRVSQYANDIKEIHDQGLEIAIVIGGGNIYRGLSAEKSGMDRVQADYMGMLATVINSMALQDALEKVGKKTRLLTAIKMEQICEPFIRRRAVRHLEKGRIVIFGAGTGNPYFTTDTAASLRAIEINADAVLKGTRVDGIYTADPEKDPSATKFEEISFTEVYEKGLNVMDMTAFTLCQENKLPIIVFDMNKPGNLLKLANGEHVGTVVK
- a CDS encoding NADH-quinone oxidoreductase subunit B — protein: MSLDSQLQNNGVIVAKLDDLLNWARLSSMWPMSFGIACCAIEMMGAMASTYDLDRIGVFPRPSPRQSDVIIIAGTVTFKMADRIKKLYEQMPDPKYVISMGSCSNCGGPYWQHGYHVVKGVDRVIPVDVYVQGCPPRPEALIGAFIELQKKIDKESLLGEQLFNGKA
- the bshA gene encoding N-acetyl-alpha-D-glucosaminyl L-malate synthase BshA codes for the protein MKIGIVCYPTFGGSGVVATELGKALAANGHEIHFITYRQPARLDFFSENLYYHEVAVSQYPLFDFLPYESALASKLVDVVRFEKLDLIHVHYAIPHASAAFMAKQILLTTYGINIPVVTTLHGTDITLVGKDKSFSPVVTFSINQSDGVTAVSQNLKDQTLQYFDITRDIKVIPNFIDLDRFSNKDRSHFKKAIAPGNERILVHTSNFRKVKNTEDVIRIFKKVHDVIPSKLLMVGDGPERRNAEELSRELDVCKDVRFLGKQDAVEEILSVSDLFLMPSSSESFGLAALEAMACQVPVISSNTGGLPELNENGVTGFLSAVGDVDDMAKNSIYILEDGERLEKFKEAALNHAKKFQLSNIMPLYEQYYQEVINQTIKAQ
- a CDS encoding sugar phosphate isomerase/epimerase → MMNNSRRQFLKQAGIGLSAAYLVPNFISCQNKAGAISDNPLQNIGVQLYSIRDLMDKDPKGSLEQIAKIGYKHVELYGIDATAKQFWKLPYKELKKILDDNGLKTHSGHYDMSKYLSKAHTDKEDLAVYFDAAKELGQEYVIAPVTPMFDLNALKKDDYLYAAEQLNKAGEQAKKLGLKVAYHNHFWEFRDLGNNTTGEEVMLAFTEPDLVDFELDLFWAEKAGKNPIALFEKFPNRFKLWHVKDMDKTKSNPIEWPKDGKLPIEQIFNDIKYTEVGTGSINFPEIVKEKSKSGLKYAFVEQDNIYMPNKMESLKKSYDYVQTNLTK
- the frr gene encoding ribosome recycling factor, whose translation is MNELISIELDDCKDKMSKAVAHTESELTKIRAGKASPSMLDGISVDYYGSATPLSQVANINTTDARTIVIQPWEKSLINAIEKAITDANLGINPQNDGIVIRLNIPPLTEERRRDLVKKVKEETERGRIGIRNIRKDTNESIKKLKNDGASEDEIKTAEGEVQKLTDAFIVKVDKLAELKEKDIMTV